The following nucleotide sequence is from SAR202 cluster bacterium.
GTTCTTCAACATAAACTTGGCGAGCGAGAAAACTGCCGTGGCGTGACGGTTGTAGAAGCATTCCAGGGCATCCTTTTCACCGCTGGCTATCAAGGTTAGAAGATTTTCATCCCCTAAATTGTCATAAACTGCCACCTGCTCCCCCTTACCAGGTGACGCCCAACTCCCCCTTCCAATGTCAGTTACGAAAACTGACGCTCATTGGATTCAGGGCGTGGCTAGTTCAGCGTCGCAATGGTTTTCCACAATCCCTGGATCTGATCCTTAACTTGCTGTGCATCCTCTACCTGAGGCCAGGCTTTTAAGTAACTCTCCAGGTCCTCAATGGCCCTCTTGTACTGGCCCATCTGCTGAAATATCCAGGACCGCTCCTTAAGATTGCTCCCCATATAGGGGTCCAGGATGGCTATCCTGTCTGCCGCCGCCAGCGCCTTTGCGTACTCTCCCGACCGGCTGTATATCCCCTTCAAGTTACTCAAAAGCCTCACCAGAAACTGCTTCTTGGTGTAAGGCTCAAAAAACCGCTCATGCAGCTCAACCTTGTCGCCATACATCTTCCCCACCATCTCCACACAGTCCGACTTGGATATCACCCGCCCCCGATGGAACGGGTCGATGTAATAATCTCGTTCCGGGGTGATGGCCCTGATAACCAGATGTCCCGGCAATCCTATGGCATCGAACTGAATCCCCAGCCTGAGTCCTACCTCCATATAAACCAGACTGAGGGCTATCGGCATACCTCTGCGCCTGTCCAGGACCCGGTTCAGATAAACGTTGTCGGGGTTGTAATAGTCTTTCGCGTCCCCCTTAAACCCTTCTTTCACGCTCATATATAGGCCCAGCGACTCCAGCTTGGACGTAATATTCATCGAAGGCCCCAGCAGGTCGCCGGCCCTATGCGCCAGCCTGTCCAGCTTGCCAAGGCACTCGTTCACATCGACGCTCCCAAAGTCCTCGCCCTCGATGTAAAGCGACGCCCGCGCCAGGTCTAAGTCCTCGCCTAACCGTCCCGCCGCGTCCGCAAAAAGCTGCCGGTACTGTGAAGCAGTGTCCATGTGCACCAGTTTAAATGGCTGACCTGTCCTACTTTACATGGACTACTCCGAAAGGGCAACGAACCGTACATACAGGCTAGCAAGTAATTGTTAAGAAAGCCTAGAGACCAAGAAATTCGCGTATCTATCCACATAGATTAGAGCGCCTGGCATCTCTACTTTGTCTTGACGCTTCGCGTGGCCACGGCTGCGAGTTATCGGCCTATCTGGTTCTCCCCCTTCGGCATGGAAGGCGAAGAGGGATTAAGGGTAATGACGTCGACGAGCTTAAAGATAAGGCTGGTCTTCAGGGCACGGGTTGGGTGAGCAAACGGTCTTAGCAACTCCAGACATGGTGGCTACATCCCTTCTTCCTCAAGCCTCCCCCATATCCTCTGGAACGCCGCGGACTGTCCCTCCAGCGCCAGCCCGAACTCTTTCGGTATCGGAATAGGCGGAAGCACCGCCTGCCGCCTCACGTCCCATACCGCCGGCTGCCACTCCTCCCGCCAGCTTCCATCCCTTCCCATGCACGTCATGAACTGCACCGCCTGCCTGAACTGGCGAGTGGGCTTCCCTGCGTTGAACCACAACTTGAGGGCGAAACTTCCCTCGCGACATCGCATTCCGACTTCTGTGGTTACTTCCACCGGCAGCCCTGCTATCTCGACTTCCGACGATGGAACGCAAAAGTAC
It contains:
- a CDS encoding tetratricopeptide repeat protein, giving the protein MDTASQYRQLFADAAGRLGEDLDLARASLYIEGEDFGSVDVNECLGKLDRLAHRAGDLLGPSMNITSKLESLGLYMSVKEGFKGDAKDYYNPDNVYLNRVLDRRRGMPIALSLVYMEVGLRLGIQFDAIGLPGHLVIRAITPERDYYIDPFHRGRVISKSDCVEMVGKMYGDKVELHERFFEPYTKKQFLVRLLSNLKGIYSRSGEYAKALAAADRIAILDPYMGSNLKERSWIFQQMGQYKRAIEDLESYLKAWPQVEDAQQVKDQIQGLWKTIATLN